From Deinococcus taeanensis, one genomic window encodes:
- a CDS encoding glycerate kinase type-2 family protein → MRELLSATFHAALTATRPGTLVAPHLNGPRPALILSVGKAGASMLSAALDRYPDTPAQLIVPRGAAGGPWPDTVDVHEAGHPHPDEHSEHAALSALARVGTLRESDTLLVLISGGGSALMSAPHGVTRPQKAALAAALMRAGADIHALNTVRRHLSAVKGGQLAQATRAHVQTLLLSDVVGDDPAVIASGPTVPDPTTFSDALAVLDRFGVPAPEARAYFQAGAAGAHPETPAALPHVVTTVVGGNRHLLRAAAAFLDAQGVRPVILGDTFTGEARELAAFHAALVRSVQAHGTPCAAPVALLSGGEATVTVRGAGRGGRNTEFALALALALGDGAGVHALSAGSDGADGTAGAAGALLSPGTLARARALGLSAPAALNHNDSAPFFAALGDLLVTGPTGQNLNDLRVVLVGP, encoded by the coding sequence ATGCGCGAGCTGCTGAGCGCCACCTTTCACGCCGCCCTGACCGCCACCCGGCCCGGCACGCTCGTGGCGCCGCACCTGAACGGACCGCGCCCCGCCCTGATCCTCAGTGTCGGGAAGGCCGGCGCCAGCATGCTGAGCGCCGCGCTGGACCGGTACCCGGACACGCCGGCCCAGCTGATCGTGCCGCGCGGCGCGGCCGGCGGACCCTGGCCGGACACCGTGGACGTCCATGAAGCGGGCCACCCGCACCCGGACGAGCACAGCGAGCACGCCGCGCTGAGCGCCCTGGCGCGCGTGGGAACCCTGCGCGAATCCGACACCCTGCTGGTTCTGATTTCCGGCGGAGGCTCAGCCCTGATGAGCGCCCCCCACGGCGTGACCCGCCCGCAGAAGGCGGCGCTGGCCGCCGCGTTGATGCGCGCCGGGGCGGACATACACGCGCTGAACACCGTGCGGCGTCACCTCTCGGCCGTCAAGGGCGGGCAACTCGCGCAGGCCACGCGCGCCCACGTGCAGACCCTGCTGCTCAGTGACGTGGTCGGGGACGATCCGGCCGTGATCGCCAGCGGCCCCACCGTGCCCGACCCGACCACCTTCAGCGACGCCCTGGCTGTCCTGGACCGTTTCGGCGTGCCGGCCCCCGAAGCCCGCGCTTACTTTCAGGCGGGCGCCGCCGGGGCGCACCCCGAGACTCCGGCCGCCCTGCCCCACGTGGTCACGACCGTGGTGGGCGGCAACCGGCACCTGCTGCGGGCCGCCGCCGCCTTCCTGGACGCCCAGGGCGTCAGGCCAGTCATCCTGGGGGACACGTTCACGGGGGAGGCCCGTGAACTCGCCGCCTTCCACGCGGCGCTGGTGCGTTCCGTGCAGGCCCACGGCACGCCCTGCGCCGCCCCGGTGGCGCTTCTCTCCGGCGGAGAGGCGACCGTGACGGTCCGCGGCGCAGGCCGGGGGGGCCGCAACACGGAATTCGCGCTGGCCCTCGCCCTGGCGCTCGGGGACGGCGCGGGCGTGCACGCCCTGTCGGCCGGTTCGGACGGTGCGGACGGCACGGCCGGCGCGGCCGGCGCCCTCCTCTCCCCCGGCACACTGGCGCGCGCCCGGGCGCTGGGCCTGAGCGCACCGGCGGCACTGAATCACAATGATTCCGCGCCCTTCTTCGCGGCGCTGGGCGACCTGCTCGTGACCGGGCCGACCGGGCAGAACCTGAACGACCTGAGGGTGGTGCTCGTCGGGCCGTGA
- a CDS encoding allantoate amidohydrolase: MTLNPDLTLLSRRALDACASLAAFTEVPGEITRTFLCAPSRDVTAFLSAWAHELNLSVTLDAAGNLRARRAGPTPDAPTLYLGSHVDTVPNAGAFDGVLGVTLAFAVAQALRGEALPFALELLAFSEEEGVRFGVPFIGSRALTGTLAPLLPLQDAAGVSVLDALRGYGLDPDALPDAQVRGAALGFLEFHIEQGPVLQAAGASVGVVSAIVGQDRVLLDFTGQAAHAGTTPMAHRRDALAAAARFAVAAEDLARATPGLVATVGVLTARPGAINVIPGQAHCTLDLRHEDDGARAQALNEVLSTAGRVAQERGVTLKVTHTMAQAAVPMDAGFREALRAAAAREGLQAPDLVSGAGHDAMILAGRMPAAMLFLRSPNALSHHPDETVHPEDVHAALRVGVGFVRALAGRTGEQP, encoded by the coding sequence ATGACCCTGAATCCTGACCTGACCCTCCTGTCGCGCCGGGCGCTGGACGCCTGCGCGAGCCTCGCCGCGTTCACGGAAGTCCCGGGCGAAATCACCCGCACGTTCCTGTGTGCTCCGTCGCGGGACGTCACCGCGTTCCTGAGCGCCTGGGCGCACGAACTGAACCTGAGCGTCACCCTGGACGCGGCGGGCAACCTGCGCGCGCGGCGCGCGGGGCCCACCCCGGACGCCCCCACCCTGTACCTGGGCTCGCACGTGGACACGGTGCCCAACGCCGGAGCCTTCGACGGCGTGCTGGGCGTCACCCTGGCCTTCGCGGTGGCGCAGGCCCTGCGCGGCGAGGCGCTGCCGTTCGCGCTGGAACTCCTGGCGTTCAGTGAGGAAGAAGGCGTGCGGTTCGGCGTGCCGTTCATCGGCAGCCGGGCCCTGACCGGCACGCTGGCGCCCCTGTTGCCGCTGCAGGACGCGGCGGGCGTGAGCGTCCTGGACGCCCTGCGCGGGTATGGCCTGGACCCTGACGCCCTGCCGGACGCGCAGGTGCGCGGCGCGGCGCTGGGCTTCCTGGAGTTTCACATCGAGCAGGGGCCGGTGCTTCAGGCGGCGGGCGCGAGCGTGGGCGTCGTGAGCGCCATCGTGGGGCAGGACCGCGTGCTGCTGGACTTCACGGGTCAGGCCGCCCACGCCGGCACCACCCCGATGGCGCACCGCCGCGACGCCCTGGCGGCCGCGGCGCGCTTCGCCGTGGCGGCCGAGGACCTCGCGCGGGCCACGCCGGGCCTCGTGGCGACCGTGGGCGTCCTGACCGCGCGGCCCGGCGCGATCAACGTGATTCCCGGTCAGGCGCACTGCACGCTGGACCTCCGCCACGAGGACGATGGGGCGCGCGCGCAGGCCCTGAACGAGGTGCTGAGCACCGCCGGGCGCGTCGCGCAGGAGCGCGGCGTGACCCTGAAGGTTACGCACACCATGGCGCAGGCCGCTGTGCCCATGGACGCCGGCTTCCGGGAGGCGCTGCGAGCTGCCGCGGCCCGCGAGGGCCTGCAGGCGCCGGACCTCGTCAGTGGCGCGGGGCACGACGCGATGATTCTCGCCGGGCGCATGCCGGCCGCGATGCTGTTCTTGCGCTCCCCGAACGCCTTGAGCCACCACCCGGACGAGACCGTGCACCCGGAGGACGTGCACGCCGCGCTGCGCGTCGGCGTGGGCTTCGTGCGCGCCCTGGCGGGCCGGACCGGGGAGCAGCCCTGA
- a CDS encoding aldolase/citrate lyase family protein translates to MLPPSARPLAWALHEALAPHWAALDRAAPQGLASSPIAALPAYHAASVPPDLKPGRAELIVEASDLPALRAALRCGADAVVIDFDDTFAPTPANLQAAYGALPEVLNAAVPLLARPRALYALEPAVTQGGQPARAALCDLAALLTARPGRVPHLYLPKLETRAQARAWAAALSAAETHLGLPGGSLRVCLQIETLPGLLVADELLFDLRRWAFGLNAGRWDYVFSLVKSTGAGRAAPIPPRSALGMDVDAMQAYAQALVQVCRARGAQAVGGTAAVAPDPAAPQAALDAVRADKRREAAQGFAGAWAGRPDLLDAVRAGLAQGGPGSPGAAPVTPQRLLNLPDPGPLDPREVADTAALALDVFQAWFAGRGVVTRAGRIEDTATAELARALLWQWVRVQAPLAGGDRLDRAAYLTLRRTLRPDDAPEAALLDHLVLSAAAPAYFPREAQRLALTPRLTSPAERTLHDPES, encoded by the coding sequence GTGCTGCCCCCGTCCGCCCGGCCCCTGGCGTGGGCCCTGCATGAGGCGCTGGCGCCCCACTGGGCGGCCCTGGACCGGGCAGCGCCGCAGGGGCTGGCGTCCTCACCCATCGCGGCGCTGCCCGCCTACCACGCCGCGTCCGTGCCGCCGGACCTGAAGCCCGGCCGGGCAGAACTGATCGTGGAAGCCAGCGACCTCCCCGCGCTGCGCGCCGCCCTGCGCTGCGGCGCGGACGCCGTGGTGATCGACTTCGACGACACCTTTGCTCCCACGCCGGCCAACCTGCAGGCGGCGTACGGCGCGCTGCCGGAGGTGCTGAACGCCGCGGTGCCGCTGCTGGCACGCCCACGCGCCCTGTACGCCCTGGAACCCGCCGTGACCCAGGGGGGCCAGCCGGCCCGCGCCGCCCTGTGTGATCTCGCGGCGCTTCTGACCGCGCGGCCCGGCCGGGTGCCGCACCTGTACCTTCCGAAACTGGAAACCCGCGCCCAGGCGCGCGCCTGGGCGGCCGCCCTGAGCGCGGCCGAAACGCACCTGGGCCTGCCCGGCGGCTCGCTGCGGGTGTGCCTGCAGATCGAGACCCTGCCCGGCCTGCTGGTCGCCGACGAGCTGCTGTTTGACCTGCGCCGGTGGGCGTTCGGGCTGAACGCCGGACGCTGGGATTACGTGTTCAGTCTCGTGAAGTCGACCGGCGCGGGCCGCGCGGCGCCCATTCCACCCCGGTCGGCGCTGGGCATGGACGTGGACGCCATGCAGGCCTACGCCCAGGCGCTGGTGCAGGTCTGCCGCGCGCGTGGAGCGCAGGCGGTGGGTGGAACGGCCGCCGTGGCGCCGGACCCCGCGGCGCCACAGGCGGCGCTGGACGCCGTGCGGGCCGACAAACGCCGGGAGGCCGCGCAGGGGTTCGCAGGCGCCTGGGCCGGCCGGCCGGACCTGCTGGACGCCGTGCGGGCAGGCCTCGCCCAGGGGGGTCCTGGCTCGCCCGGCGCGGCGCCGGTCACCCCGCAGCGACTGCTGAACCTGCCGGACCCCGGACCCCTGGACCCCCGCGAGGTGGCGGACACGGCGGCCCTGGCGCTCGACGTGTTTCAGGCGTGGTTCGCGGGCCGCGGCGTGGTGACGCGCGCCGGCCGAATCGAGGACACCGCCACGGCAGAACTTGCCCGGGCCCTGCTGTGGCAGTGGGTGCGCGTGCAGGCACCTCTGGCCGGTGGTGACCGCCTGGACCGCGCGGCGTACCTGACGCTGCGCCGCACCCTTCGCCCGGATGACGCGCCCGAGGCGGCCCTGCTCGATCACCTCGTGCTGAGCGCCGCGGCTCCCGCGTACTTCCCCCGTGAGGCGCAGCGCCTGGCCCTCACCCCGCGCCTGACCTCCCCCGCTGAAAGGACCCTTCATGACCCTGAATCCTGA
- the aceB gene encoding malate synthase A produces the protein MTQTLPAGLTITAPLTDAHREILTPEALAFVAALHRQFEGRRRDLMAAREARQARLDAGELPDFLPDTQAIRDGDWRINPLPADLQDRRVEITGPVDRKMIINALNSGARVFMADFEDASSPTWTNVISGQINLRDAVRRTIRLEANGRTYALNEKTAVLLVRPRGWHLPEKHVQVDGETVCGAFLDFGLYVWHNARELLARGSGPYFYLPKLESHLEARLWNEVFNVAEDTLGLDRGTIKGTVLIETILAAFEMDEILYELREHSAGLNCGRWDYIFSYIKKLRAHQDRILPDRAKVTMMVPMMTAYSRLAIRTCHRRGAPAIGGMSAFIPVKGDEEKNRAAFEQVRQDKEREAMNGHDGTWVAHPGMVELATEVFDRLMPAANQISSDKQRDLQVTAAELLTPPDGTVTEAGVRMNVNVGVQYLAAWLRGSGAVPIHNLMEDAATAEISRAQLWQWRHHGVTLEDGRALTPQLWDALFDEETARLGPDFAQAAQLFRETATRTPLMDFLTLPGYEALA, from the coding sequence ATGACCCAGACGCTGCCCGCCGGCCTGACCATCACCGCCCCCCTCACGGACGCGCACCGCGAGATCCTGACGCCCGAGGCCCTGGCCTTCGTGGCGGCGCTGCACCGCCAGTTCGAAGGTCGCCGCCGCGACCTCATGGCGGCCCGTGAAGCGCGGCAGGCGCGGCTGGACGCCGGTGAACTCCCGGACTTCCTGCCGGACACGCAGGCCATCCGCGACGGCGACTGGCGCATCAATCCGTTGCCCGCGGACCTGCAGGACCGCCGGGTGGAAATCACGGGGCCGGTGGACCGCAAGATGATCATCAACGCCCTGAACAGCGGCGCGCGGGTGTTCATGGCTGACTTCGAGGACGCCAGCAGCCCCACCTGGACCAACGTCATCAGCGGCCAGATCAACCTGCGCGACGCGGTGCGGCGCACCATCCGCCTGGAGGCGAACGGCCGGACCTACGCGCTCAACGAGAAGACTGCCGTGCTGCTTGTCCGCCCCCGCGGCTGGCACCTGCCGGAAAAGCACGTGCAGGTGGACGGCGAGACGGTGTGCGGCGCGTTCCTCGACTTTGGACTGTACGTCTGGCACAACGCGCGGGAACTGCTGGCCCGCGGCTCCGGGCCCTACTTCTATCTGCCGAAACTCGAATCGCACCTTGAAGCGCGCCTGTGGAACGAGGTGTTCAACGTGGCCGAAGACACCCTGGGCCTGGACCGGGGCACCATCAAGGGCACCGTGCTGATCGAAACGATCCTCGCCGCCTTCGAGATGGACGAGATCCTGTACGAGCTGCGGGAACACTCGGCGGGACTGAACTGCGGCCGCTGGGACTACATCTTCAGCTACATCAAGAAGCTGCGCGCCCATCAGGACCGCATCCTGCCGGACCGCGCGAAGGTAACCATGATGGTGCCCATGATGACGGCCTACAGCCGCCTCGCCATCCGGACCTGCCACCGGCGCGGCGCCCCGGCCATCGGCGGCATGAGCGCCTTCATTCCAGTCAAGGGCGACGAGGAGAAAAACCGCGCGGCGTTCGAGCAGGTGCGCCAGGACAAGGAACGCGAAGCCATGAACGGCCACGACGGCACGTGGGTCGCGCACCCCGGCATGGTGGAACTCGCCACCGAGGTGTTTGACCGCCTGATGCCCGCAGCGAACCAGATCAGCAGCGACAAGCAGCGGGACCTGCAGGTGACGGCCGCCGAGCTGCTGACCCCGCCGGACGGCACGGTCACGGAAGCGGGCGTGCGCATGAACGTGAATGTGGGCGTGCAGTACCTCGCGGCGTGGCTGCGCGGCTCGGGCGCCGTGCCGATTCACAACCTGATGGAGGACGCCGCAACGGCGGAGATCAGCCGCGCCCAGCTGTGGCAATGGCGGCACCACGGCGTGACCCTCGAAGACGGCCGCGCCCTGACCCCGCAGCTGTGGGACGCCCTGTTCGATGAGGAGACGGCGCGGCTCGGGCCGGACTTCGCCCAGGCGGCGCAGCTGTTCCGCGAAACGGCGACGCGCACGCCCCTGATGGACTTCCTGACGCTGCCCGGGTACGAGGCCCTCGCCTGA
- a CDS encoding IclR family transcriptional regulator, with amino-acid sequence MSGEPGGRGGRPRGADAPGGVRTLERGLSVLWALATLQEAPLSQVARAAGLSASTTSRLLETLRQQGFVDWDEGSGLFRVGLRAFQVGAAFNAAQALVTAAAPAMRALVAELGESANLAVLRPHGAGLEAAYVHQVEGPQLVRMFTQPGASAPLHASGVGKVLLGTRPDDELHAVLSAAALTPFTPHTLTTPEAVLAAVRRVRDEGFALDDQERELGVRCVAVPVRGADGLVAAALSVSAPTSRFTPGDVPRFLTAAQAAAQRISARLGPAGAP; translated from the coding sequence GTGAGTGGCGAACCCGGCGGCCGGGGGGGCCGGCCACGCGGCGCGGACGCGCCCGGCGGCGTGCGCACGCTCGAGCGCGGCCTGAGCGTCCTGTGGGCCCTGGCGACGCTTCAGGAGGCGCCGCTGTCACAGGTGGCGCGCGCCGCGGGCCTGTCGGCCAGCACCACCTCCCGGCTGCTCGAGACGTTGCGGCAGCAGGGCTTCGTGGACTGGGATGAGGGCTCCGGCCTGTTCCGGGTGGGCCTGCGGGCCTTTCAGGTGGGCGCGGCGTTCAACGCGGCGCAGGCGCTCGTCACGGCCGCGGCGCCCGCCATGCGGGCCCTGGTCGCCGAGCTCGGCGAAAGTGCGAACCTCGCGGTCCTGCGCCCACACGGCGCAGGCCTGGAAGCCGCGTACGTGCACCAGGTGGAGGGCCCGCAGCTCGTCCGGATGTTCACGCAGCCCGGCGCCAGTGCGCCCCTGCACGCCTCGGGCGTGGGGAAGGTTCTGCTGGGAACCCGGCCGGACGATGAACTTCACGCCGTGCTGAGTGCCGCGGCCCTCACGCCGTTCACGCCACACACCCTCACCACCCCGGAGGCCGTGCTCGCCGCCGTGCGCCGCGTGCGGGACGAAGGTTTCGCGCTTGATGATCAGGAGCGGGAACTCGGGGTGCGCTGCGTCGCCGTGCCGGTCCGCGGCGCGGACGGTCTGGTGGCGGCCGCGCTGAGCGTCTCGGCCCCCACCTCGCGCTTCACGCCTGGCGACGTGCCGCGTTTCCTGACCGCGGCCCAGGCGGCCGCGCAGCGCATTTCCGCCCGGCTGGGGCCTGCGGGCGCGCCCTGA
- a CDS encoding DeoR/GlpR family DNA-binding transcription regulator: protein MNAPLAEDRLQRILDLLARHGRLRTTALTEQLGVSGATTRRDLDVLASRGLIRKLHGGAALASQDQQYADRQQLHQDAKTLLAQTALSLLRPGQTVYLDAGTTALAVAQAMKRTPQLTRTLRVVTHGIDVAYELNGECPLYVVGGELYGSTFSLTGPDALDAVRRYRYDVFLVGCTSIDPTRGLTNSNLIEAQQKTVIMTQSTRNVLIADHSKWGPTGFATFATLNQVQDWVTDHATPAARATFEADGVRVHTSVP from the coding sequence ATGAATGCCCCGCTTGCGGAGGACCGCCTCCAGCGCATCCTTGACCTGCTCGCTCGCCACGGACGCCTGCGCACCACCGCCCTCACCGAACAGCTCGGGGTCAGCGGCGCCACCACCCGCCGCGACCTCGACGTCCTCGCCAGCCGCGGCCTGATCCGTAAACTCCACGGCGGCGCCGCCCTGGCCAGCCAGGACCAGCAGTACGCCGACCGCCAGCAGCTTCATCAGGACGCCAAAACCCTGCTGGCCCAGACCGCCCTGAGCCTGCTGCGCCCCGGCCAGACCGTCTACCTGGACGCCGGCACCACCGCCCTGGCCGTGGCCCAGGCCATGAAACGCACCCCGCAGCTCACCCGCACCCTGCGCGTCGTGACGCACGGCATTGACGTCGCCTACGAACTCAACGGCGAATGCCCCCTGTACGTCGTGGGCGGCGAGCTGTACGGCTCGACCTTCAGCCTCACCGGCCCCGACGCGCTCGACGCGGTGCGCCGCTACCGCTACGACGTGTTTCTCGTCGGCTGCACCAGCATCGACCCGACCCGCGGCCTTACCAACAGCAACCTGATCGAGGCGCAGCAGAAGACCGTGATCATGACCCAGTCCACCCGCAATGTCCTGATTGCCGACCACAGCAAGTGGGGCCCCACGGGCTTCGCCACCTTCGCCACCCTGAACCAGGTGCAGGACTGGGTCACGGACCACGCCACCCCCGCCGCGCGCGCCACCTTCGAAGCGGACGGCGTGCGGGTGCACACCAGCGTCCCCTGA